In Ignisphaera sp., the DNA window CTCTCACAAAAATACTGTGTATTGTGGAGAGCACTATTTTTTGTGTTGATACGTCCAATGCTGATGTTGGTTCATCAGCCATCAGTAGCGATGGATTAAGCAGTGTTGCTAATGCTATCAGTATTCTCTGCCTCATACCGCCCGAAAGTTCGAAGGGATACATATTCAGACTTTCTACTGGTAAGTTTAGCTCCTTTAGTCTTTTTTCTGCTAGTTCTGTTATCTTCTCTGAATCGATATCGGTTTTCTCCGATAATACGTCAACTATAAAGTTCTTTATCTTGACCGTAGGTACTAGAGCGTTCATAGCTGATTGTGGTATTATAGAAACTTTAACTCCAGCTATTCTTTTTCTAGCTTGATTAAGAGGCATTTCTGTAACATCAATACCATCTATAACTATTTTACCGTCAATAAGTTTGAGTGGTGGAACTATGTCGAGTGCTAAAGTTTTTGCTAATGTTGATTTACCGCATCCAGATTCACCAACAATACCTACAATGCTTCTCTCGTTTACTATGAGATCTACATTATCAACAGCTTTTACTGTACCTTTGCGTAGGATGTAGTAAGCTTTTAGCTCTCTAGTTTCTAAAACCACCATCATATTCACCTAAATTTATACAGAGCCTACTTTTGGTGAAAAGTATTCATCTAACGATATGGCTATCATGTAGAGGGAGAGATATATAGCTATTATTGCTATTGTTGGTGGTACGAATGTCCACCATATGCCTTGTGTAATGTTTGCATATAGCTGAGCTATATATAGTACAAGTCCTAGGGTGATGTCTTTAGTCATACCTATGCCTATTACTGTTAAACCAACTTCAG includes these proteins:
- a CDS encoding ABC transporter ATP-binding protein, giving the protein MVVLETRELKAYYILRKGTVKAVDNVDLIVNERSIVGIVGESGCGKSTLAKTLALDIVPPLKLIDGKIVIDGIDVTEMPLNQARKRIAGVKVSIIPQSAMNALVPTVKIKNFIVDVLSEKTDIDSEKITELAEKRLKELNLPVESLNMYPFELSGGMRQRILIALATLLNPSLLMADEPTSALDVSTQKIVLSTIHSIFVRGLVKSILFISHDIATVRQIADRIVVMYAGKIVEDGPTEEIIHNPLHPYSKALMFSILTPETQIVERVKKVLSLALAGEPPSLINPPPGCRFHPRCPFAMDTCRREEPKLEKLGQNSYVACWLYLKR